A single Aggregatilinea lenta DNA region contains:
- a CDS encoding VOC family protein has translation MDVKFQSTVLFVRDVPASRQFYEGLLGMQVVADFGLNVGYTGGLAIWEAEYANQLIYNRPASAGKLGCDNVEVYFEAADLDEVAAQLAEAQVPTAHPIQAQPWGQRVLRVYDPDGYLIEIGEPLDVVVVRFRKEGLSPEAIAETMYMPLEAVQGILQDASA, from the coding sequence ATGGATGTGAAGTTCCAGTCCACGGTGCTTTTCGTGCGCGACGTACCGGCTTCGCGTCAGTTTTACGAGGGGCTGTTGGGGATGCAGGTCGTGGCGGATTTTGGGCTGAACGTGGGCTATACCGGTGGGTTGGCGATCTGGGAGGCGGAATACGCCAACCAACTGATTTACAATCGCCCCGCCAGCGCCGGAAAGCTGGGCTGTGATAACGTGGAAGTGTATTTTGAAGCTGCCGATCTGGACGAGGTCGCGGCGCAGTTGGCCGAGGCACAGGTCCCAACAGCGCACCCGATCCAGGCGCAGCCCTGGGGCCAGCGCGTGCTGCGCGTGTACGATCCGGACGGCTACCTGATCGAAATCGGGGAGCCGCTCGACGTCGTGGTGGTGCGCTTCCGCAAAGAGGGCCTATCGCCGGAGGCCATCGCCGAAACGATGTATATGCCCCTGGAAGCCGTGCAGGGTATTTTGCAGGACGCCTCCGCCTGA
- a CDS encoding DNA translocase FtsK, with product MDRFRRRDDDDEKQPARDPKQDSGGRRFPLSGRSDKDSGGKESGGGRRFPVGARGDDKDAKKEKNDTGGGRFGALSGIVGKGDTDSHSRSSGRASSDDDKKPGGRFSSPFGKKDKDDDKPASAQRSPFVGSDSGGRDRSGGSAGGGPFGERRAQPTGLPDRGSSGSPRPGLPGTPGARPSGGDRPGGGGLPGTPGARPSGLGGDRPGGGLPGGSVRPNPYGDRSTGAAGPPRSGSSPRPGMPGSSSAQRSPFLNRDDDDDDDDIDLGTRRPGLPGTPGARPSGLGGDRPGGGGLPGERSSPRPGGLGGDRPGGGSSNLPGARPAGLGGDRPGGSGLPGGRSGSRPGGSNPPGSSARSGPFTATPGGGSSKSQGKKGKDNKEKGDGLRGKLPFFGKGKDKGGQGKSGDKSARAAGLPSREQSARPATALPGAASGRPTPSSARSGTASRSRTQAKALPDARQAPRIVNRGLDLDRKLDLIGVALVVLGGIMLFGILPSMSLGVLPPVEGGLTGTINRFLSQLFGWGKIVWPALCFGIGIWLMLRYFGGQMFDVDYFRVVGALVLYGGALAWLQMLQLVDDAAPTVETFKPISYDLAVKTGEGGGWFGHQIYFFLLSQLGDWGTLVLMIGWLVLGVMLTFNVSAIQIGQFAVSGVIFLRTRGDRTQRRLAREVAQAESVAVARPGEARAALSPSPSPSRPRSGPRQMPLAPAAVTGGGQGQAPGGSGVPASASQDAPERPRPVIRRRGDEETNPSVDVTASLAEASPGVTASGESKPEPATSRFRKPSLFGGSASREEAKPGDGKRPASVGEDESETDEQASGSRFGRFGSLMRRGGSGDGADETPDAKSRGDKQGGKEKEKASEKPDQPSRSPMARPLAAAVAGAALALDRPDRGADRDALDAFDDEDDDEDEDAGATTPAAPAAAEESPAPRGPRPLPGAPSRMLPGNAPAASAAPVESGDGEQGDDKEPYRPFSRPLPGRRIPPFDPQRAAGPSQRPEQDAAGRMTPPDESDALPPVRDRAQAMGLPSRPGMPPRHVPPVVEMPDGDLDDDEDEQPRRTPLSAAVPGSEDRPTAVPARPAAAGTLPGHNPFVSAAAAHDADEDEAMTAPAQSSAFDVDDADLDDDDDEAFEAIDLGDDGEAMSVEEPRARPAFFTGDARPQGLISRRPMPGSVAPVRAPIPGRPGSRPTPSGTNGDGDEQPAPVGSSLPRSPVMSDTGANGSGDEETEKAVAEETSAEVPVETPTMRATVETPAVTDDTTPAAAETPPDEEPEEAPAPVSAGRPQSAAKPPSRPANRPLSTERPAPSRREDVASIASAAAATAAAAGTAAVQAARDLTRRDAVSLGALKDKDEGQPAPARTASQKLRWEVPDFRNLLKKGSEQRVDDEILLDKARMIEDTLDSFGAPGKVVEVNPGPVITQFGVEPDYLVNRSGKRTRVKVSSIARLDADLALALAARSIRVEAPVPGKGFVGIEVPNDEITAVNLYDVMDSPEFRRINSKLRIALGLSVDGTPVAADLTAMPHLLIAGTTGSGKSVCVNTIINCLLLSNAPEDLQFIMVDPKRVELTGYNGIPHLLSPVVVDLERIVGVLQWVQREMDDRYRRFAAVGARNIVDYNGKLRPDEKRMPYIIVVIDELADLMMLAPDETEKLLARLAQMARATGIHLIISTQRPSVDVVTGLIKANFPARIAFAVASMMDSRVILDQPGAEKLLGRGDMLYQSPDAPAPLRMQGVYVSDEEINNVTRYWKTQGLNKSSAPQEDGLVSFPKTNGNGRSGSRPAMRGEPGQQQAFWDDSNQPNFDVGDDDGGDGRDEMYDEAVELVKRLNKASISLLQRRLRIGYTRAARLIDIMENEGIVGPAESGSKPREVLRRD from the coding sequence ATGGATCGATTTCGTAGACGGGATGACGACGACGAAAAGCAGCCTGCGCGCGATCCGAAGCAGGATTCCGGCGGGCGACGCTTCCCGCTGAGCGGTCGCAGCGACAAGGACTCTGGCGGCAAAGAGTCCGGCGGTGGGCGACGCTTCCCGGTCGGCGCGCGTGGCGACGACAAGGATGCTAAAAAAGAGAAGAACGATACGGGCGGTGGGCGCTTTGGTGCGCTGTCCGGCATCGTGGGCAAGGGCGACACAGACAGTCATTCCCGGTCCTCTGGCCGCGCGTCGTCGGACGACGACAAAAAGCCAGGCGGGCGCTTTTCATCTCCCTTCGGCAAAAAAGACAAGGACGACGACAAACCGGCCAGCGCGCAGCGCAGCCCGTTTGTCGGATCGGATTCCGGCGGGCGCGATCGCAGTGGGGGCAGCGCGGGCGGCGGCCCGTTCGGGGAGCGCCGCGCCCAGCCCACAGGCTTGCCCGATCGCGGATCGTCCGGGTCGCCACGTCCCGGCCTGCCCGGCACACCCGGCGCGCGGCCATCCGGCGGCGATCGCCCCGGTGGGGGCGGTTTGCCCGGCACGCCCGGCGCGCGCCCATCCGGCTTAGGCGGCGATCGTCCGGGGGGCGGCTTGCCCGGCGGCTCGGTGCGCCCGAATCCGTACGGAGATCGCAGCACGGGGGCTGCTGGCCCACCGCGCAGCGGGTCCAGCCCGCGTCCCGGCATGCCCGGCAGCTCCAGCGCGCAGCGCAGCCCCTTCCTCAACCGCGACGATGACGACGATGACGATGACATCGACCTCGGTACGCGGCGTCCCGGCCTGCCCGGCACGCCCGGCGCACGTCCTTCCGGCCTGGGTGGCGATCGCCCCGGTGGGGGCGGCCTGCCTGGCGAACGGTCGAGTCCCCGGCCCGGCGGGTTGGGCGGCGACCGTCCCGGCGGCGGGAGTAGCAATCTGCCCGGCGCGCGACCGGCTGGCCTGGGCGGGGATCGTCCGGGGGGCAGCGGCCTGCCGGGGGGACGCTCCGGATCGCGGCCCGGCGGCTCGAACCCGCCCGGCTCTTCGGCGCGCTCCGGCCCGTTCACAGCCACACCCGGCGGAGGCAGCAGCAAGAGCCAGGGTAAAAAGGGCAAAGATAACAAGGAAAAGGGCGACGGCCTCAGGGGCAAGCTTCCATTTTTCGGCAAGGGTAAAGACAAAGGCGGTCAAGGCAAATCGGGCGACAAGTCCGCGCGCGCTGCCGGACTGCCCAGCCGCGAGCAGTCCGCGCGCCCGGCGACGGCCCTGCCCGGCGCGGCATCGGGCCGCCCCACACCGTCCTCCGCGCGCTCCGGTACCGCATCCCGCTCGCGGACGCAGGCCAAAGCCCTGCCGGACGCGCGTCAGGCCCCGCGCATCGTCAATCGCGGACTCGACCTGGACCGCAAGCTCGACCTGATCGGCGTGGCCCTGGTGGTATTGGGCGGGATCATGCTGTTCGGCATTTTGCCGTCGATGTCGCTCGGCGTGCTGCCGCCGGTCGAAGGCGGCCTGACGGGCACCATCAACCGCTTCCTGTCGCAGTTGTTTGGCTGGGGCAAGATCGTGTGGCCCGCGTTGTGCTTCGGCATCGGCATCTGGCTGATGCTGCGCTACTTCGGCGGGCAGATGTTCGACGTCGACTATTTCCGCGTCGTGGGGGCGCTGGTGTTGTACGGCGGGGCGCTGGCATGGCTCCAGATGCTGCAGCTCGTCGACGACGCCGCGCCGACGGTCGAGACGTTTAAACCGATCTCGTACGATCTGGCGGTGAAAACCGGCGAAGGCGGCGGGTGGTTCGGCCACCAGATTTACTTCTTCCTGCTCAGCCAGTTGGGCGATTGGGGCACGCTGGTGCTGATGATCGGCTGGCTGGTGCTGGGCGTGATGCTGACCTTCAACGTCTCCGCGATCCAGATCGGCCAGTTCGCGGTGTCCGGCGTGATCTTCCTGCGCACGCGCGGCGACCGCACCCAGCGACGCCTCGCGCGCGAAGTTGCCCAGGCGGAGTCGGTCGCCGTGGCGCGGCCCGGCGAGGCGCGAGCCGCACTATCTCCGTCACCGTCACCCTCGCGGCCCCGGTCCGGACCGCGCCAGATGCCGCTGGCGCCTGCAGCCGTAACGGGTGGCGGGCAGGGTCAGGCGCCGGGGGGCAGCGGCGTTCCCGCGTCTGCCAGCCAGGACGCGCCGGAGCGCCCGCGCCCGGTGATCCGGCGGCGCGGCGACGAAGAAACCAATCCCAGCGTGGACGTCACGGCGTCCCTGGCGGAAGCATCCCCTGGCGTCACGGCATCCGGCGAGAGCAAGCCGGAGCCTGCGACATCGCGCTTCCGCAAGCCGTCGCTGTTCGGCGGATCGGCTTCCCGCGAGGAAGCGAAGCCCGGCGACGGCAAGCGACCTGCTTCTGTTGGTGAGGACGAGTCTGAGACGGACGAGCAGGCGAGCGGATCGCGCTTTGGGCGCTTCGGCAGCCTGATGCGGCGCGGCGGATCGGGCGACGGCGCGGACGAGACGCCGGACGCGAAATCGCGCGGCGATAAGCAAGGCGGCAAAGAAAAGGAAAAGGCATCCGAAAAACCGGATCAGCCTTCTCGCTCTCCGATGGCGCGCCCGCTGGCCGCGGCGGTTGCCGGGGCGGCGCTGGCGCTCGACCGCCCCGATCGGGGTGCGGACCGGGACGCGCTCGACGCATTCGACGACGAGGACGACGACGAGGACGAGGACGCCGGTGCGACGACTCCGGCTGCACCCGCCGCAGCGGAGGAGTCACCTGCGCCGCGCGGGCCGCGTCCGCTGCCCGGAGCGCCGTCACGGATGCTGCCAGGGAACGCGCCTGCTGCATCCGCCGCGCCGGTCGAGTCCGGGGATGGCGAGCAGGGGGACGACAAAGAGCCGTACCGTCCGTTCAGCCGCCCGCTGCCGGGCCGCCGCATCCCGCCATTCGATCCGCAGCGCGCCGCCGGACCGTCGCAGCGACCGGAGCAAGACGCGGCAGGCCGGATGACGCCGCCGGACGAGTCGGATGCGCTGCCGCCCGTGCGCGACCGCGCGCAGGCGATGGGACTGCCCTCGCGCCCCGGCATGCCGCCGCGACACGTGCCGCCAGTGGTCGAGATGCCGGACGGGGACCTGGACGACGACGAAGATGAGCAGCCCCGCCGGACGCCGCTTTCCGCTGCCGTGCCGGGGAGTGAAGACCGGCCCACTGCCGTGCCTGCGCGTCCCGCCGCCGCTGGAACGCTGCCCGGACATAATCCGTTCGTCTCTGCGGCAGCGGCGCATGATGCGGACGAGGACGAGGCGATGACCGCACCCGCCCAATCGTCCGCGTTTGATGTGGATGACGCTGACCTGGACGATGACGACGATGAAGCGTTCGAAGCCATCGATCTGGGCGACGACGGCGAGGCGATGTCCGTCGAGGAACCGCGCGCGCGTCCGGCCTTTTTTACCGGCGACGCCCGTCCTCAGGGCCTGATCTCGCGCCGTCCGATGCCCGGCAGCGTCGCGCCCGTGCGCGCTCCGATTCCGGGGCGCCCCGGCTCCCGGCCTACGCCGTCCGGCACGAATGGCGACGGAGACGAGCAGCCCGCCCCGGTCGGGTCGAGCCTGCCGCGCTCACCGGTGATGTCCGACACGGGCGCGAACGGGTCCGGCGACGAGGAGACAGAAAAGGCCGTCGCGGAAGAGACGTCCGCCGAGGTCCCGGTCGAGACGCCGACCATGCGCGCTACGGTAGAAACGCCCGCCGTGACGGACGACACCACGCCCGCCGCAGCGGAGACGCCGCCCGACGAGGAACCGGAAGAAGCGCCCGCGCCAGTATCAGCGGGACGTCCGCAGTCTGCCGCTAAACCGCCGTCGCGCCCGGCCAACCGTCCGCTGTCTACCGAGCGCCCGGCCCCCTCTCGCCGCGAGGACGTGGCGTCAATCGCGTCTGCGGCTGCTGCTACTGCTGCGGCAGCGGGTACTGCCGCCGTACAGGCCGCGCGCGATCTCACGCGCCGCGACGCGGTCAGCCTGGGCGCGCTGAAGGACAAAGACGAGGGCCAGCCTGCGCCCGCGCGCACCGCGTCGCAGAAGCTGCGCTGGGAAGTGCCCGACTTCCGCAACCTGCTCAAGAAGGGCAGCGAGCAGCGCGTCGACGACGAGATCCTGCTCGACAAAGCGCGCATGATCGAGGACACGCTGGACAGCTTCGGCGCGCCGGGCAAGGTCGTGGAAGTCAACCCCGGCCCGGTGATCACGCAGTTCGGCGTCGAGCCGGATTACCTCGTCAACCGCTCCGGCAAGCGCACGCGCGTCAAGGTGAGTTCCATCGCCCGCCTGGACGCCGACCTCGCCCTGGCGCTGGCCGCGCGCTCGATCCGTGTCGAAGCGCCTGTGCCGGGTAAGGGCTTCGTCGGCATTGAAGTGCCCAACGACGAGATCACGGCGGTGAACCTGTACGACGTGATGGACTCGCCGGAGTTCCGCCGCATCAATTCCAAGCTGCGTATCGCGCTCGGCCTCAGCGTGGACGGGACGCCCGTCGCCGCTGACCTGACCGCCATGCCGCACCTGCTGATCGCAGGCACGACCGGCTCCGGTAAGTCGGTGTGCGTCAATACGATCATCAACTGCCTGCTGCTGTCGAACGCGCCCGAAGACTTACAGTTCATCATGGTGGACCCCAAGCGCGTCGAGCTGACCGGCTACAACGGCATCCCGCACCTGCTGTCGCCGGTGGTGGTCGACCTGGAGCGCATCGTGGGAGTCTTGCAGTGGGTTCAGCGCGAAATGGACGACCGCTACCGCAGGTTTGCGGCGGTCGGTGCGCGCAACATCGTGGACTACAACGGCAAGCTGCGCCCCGACGAAAAGCGTATGCCGTACATCATCGTGGTGATCGACGAATTGGCCGACCTGATGATGCTTGCGCCGGACGAGACGGAAAAGCTGCTGGCGCGCCTGGCGCAGATGGCCCGCGCGACCGGCATTCACCTGATCATCAGCACGCAGCGGCCCAGCGTGGACGTGGTCACGGGCCTGATCAAAGCCAATTTCCCGGCGCGTATCGCGTTCGCTGTGGCGTCGATGATGGACTCGCGCGTGATCCTCGACCAACCGGGCGCGGAAAAGCTGCTTGGGCGCGGCGACATGCTCTACCAGTCGCCGGACGCGCCCGCACCGCTGCGTATGCAGGGCGTGTACGTCTCCGACGAGGAGATCAACAACGTGACACGCTACTGGAAGACGCAGGGCCTGAACAAGTCCAGTGCGCCGCAGGAAGACGGGCTGGTGAGCTTCCCGAAGACCAACGGCAACGGACGCAGCGGGTCGCGGCCCGCAATGCGCGGGGAGCCGGGCCAGCAGCAGGCGTTCTGGGATGACAGCAATCAGCCTAACTTCGACGTCGGGGACGACGATGGCGGCGATGGCCGCGACGAGATGTACGACGAGGCGGTGGAGCTGGTCAAGCGCCTGAACAAAGCCTCGATTTCGCTGCTTCAGCGCCGCCTGCGGATCGGCTACACACGCGCCGCGCGCCTGATCGACATCATGGAAAATGAGGGCATCGTTGGCCCGGCGGAAAGCGGCAGTAAGCCCCGCGAGGTGCTGCGGCGGGACTGA
- a CDS encoding GH1 family beta-glucosidase, with protein sequence MTPFEFPSSFIWGAATASYQIEGAVSEDGRGESIWDRFSHTPGKVENGDTGDVAADHYHHYLDDVALMQDLGLDAYRFSIAWPRILPQGQGPVNEAGLDFYDRLVDALLAANITPFATLYHWDLPQALQDEQDGWGSRAIVEQFVHYADIVSRRLGDRVKHWTTHNEPYVFAYVGHALGVHAPGLADTRLAVQVGHHALLSHGAAVPVLRQNAGPEAQVGIVLNFGPIYTENNDPEVLAEARLKDAWGNRWFIEPVLRGEYPAELLDQPEFSALQIEPGDMSLISAPVDYIGINYYTRHLLGAKPDWNPERTEMGWEIYPQGLHDLIVRLHKDYQPKALYVTENGAAFDDAVTSGQVHDPRRTAYLRDHLRACAAAIEQGAPLKGYFVWSLMDNFEWSLGYGKRFGIVHIDYDTGQRRPKDSAAYYRSVIKANAAIDSYSGT encoded by the coding sequence GTGACACCGTTTGAATTTCCATCGAGTTTCATCTGGGGCGCGGCGACGGCGTCGTACCAGATTGAAGGCGCAGTGTCTGAAGATGGCCGCGGCGAATCGATCTGGGATCGCTTCTCCCACACGCCCGGCAAGGTCGAGAACGGCGATACCGGCGACGTCGCTGCCGATCACTACCACCACTATTTAGACGACGTGGCGCTGATGCAGGACCTGGGGCTGGACGCGTACCGCTTTTCGATTGCGTGGCCGCGCATTTTGCCGCAGGGTCAGGGACCGGTCAACGAGGCCGGGCTGGACTTTTACGACCGGCTGGTGGACGCGCTGCTGGCGGCGAACATCACACCCTTCGCTACGCTCTACCACTGGGATCTGCCGCAGGCGCTTCAGGACGAGCAGGACGGTTGGGGATCGCGCGCCATCGTCGAGCAGTTCGTGCACTATGCGGACATCGTGTCGCGCCGCCTGGGTGACCGCGTGAAGCACTGGACCACGCACAACGAGCCGTACGTCTTCGCCTACGTCGGGCACGCGCTGGGCGTTCACGCGCCGGGGTTGGCCGATACCAGGCTGGCGGTGCAGGTGGGCCACCACGCGCTGCTGTCGCATGGGGCGGCGGTGCCCGTACTGCGGCAGAATGCCGGACCGGAGGCGCAGGTTGGCATCGTGCTCAACTTCGGGCCGATCTACACCGAGAATAACGATCCCGAGGTGCTGGCCGAGGCGCGCCTGAAGGATGCCTGGGGCAACCGCTGGTTCATCGAGCCGGTGCTGCGCGGGGAATACCCGGCGGAGCTGCTGGATCAGCCCGAATTTTCGGCGCTGCAAATCGAGCCGGGCGACATGAGCCTGATCAGCGCCCCGGTGGACTACATTGGCATCAACTATTACACCCGTCACCTGCTGGGGGCGAAGCCGGACTGGAACCCGGAGCGCACCGAGATGGGCTGGGAGATCTACCCACAGGGTCTGCACGACCTGATCGTGCGGCTGCACAAGGATTACCAGCCCAAAGCGCTATACGTGACCGAAAACGGCGCGGCCTTCGACGACGCGGTCACGAGCGGGCAGGTGCACGACCCGCGCCGTACGGCCTATCTGCGCGATCATCTGCGCGCCTGCGCCGCCGCCATCGAGCAGGGCGCGCCGCTGAAGGGCTACTTCGTGTGGAGCCTGATGGACAACTTTGAGTGGTCGTTGGGTTATGGCAAGCGTTTCGGCATCGTCCACATCGATTACGACACCGGCCAACGCCGCCCGAAGGACAGCGCCGCGTACTACCGTTCGGTGATCAAAGCCAACGCCGCAATCGACTCGTACAGCGGGACGTAA
- a CDS encoding TetR/AcrR family transcriptional regulator, which translates to MPRGRYQQKQWEVREQAILDTLEVLSAERGFNTITMDDLATTVGISKATLYQHFPSKDEMVSRLLAQHEDRFLDWLDQIGSEPATVRLSHIMLYLLEGHVKPLQGPPGVEIENIMAVFERDRALVERHDEILKQLVAIIEEGQSGGTITPLLTPDAIIAAMFALSKLPEGIRHNPVPLDHIVLFFERAIRAE; encoded by the coding sequence ATGCCCCGAGGACGCTACCAGCAAAAACAATGGGAGGTCCGCGAACAGGCGATCCTTGACACACTCGAAGTGCTGTCCGCCGAGCGCGGCTTCAACACCATCACCATGGATGATCTCGCGACCACGGTTGGCATATCGAAGGCGACGCTGTACCAGCACTTCCCTAGCAAAGACGAGATGGTGTCGCGCCTGTTGGCGCAGCACGAGGATCGTTTCCTCGACTGGCTGGACCAGATCGGCAGTGAGCCAGCCACGGTCCGCCTGAGCCATATTATGCTCTACCTGTTGGAAGGGCACGTCAAGCCACTGCAAGGACCACCCGGCGTCGAGATCGAAAACATTATGGCGGTGTTCGAGCGCGATCGTGCGCTGGTGGAGCGGCACGACGAAATTCTGAAACAGCTGGTCGCCATCATCGAAGAAGGCCAGTCCGGCGGGACAATCACGCCTCTGCTGACACCAGATGCGATCATCGCGGCCATGTTCGCCCTCAGCAAACTGCCGGAGGGCATCAGACACAACCCGGTTCCTCTAGATCACATCGTCTTGTTCTTCGAGCGCGCTATCCGCGCAGAGTGA
- a CDS encoding MFS transporter produces the protein MRESAIDHRPEQDHVSEAHNRRRWYALLILSLSLMLTIIDGTIVNIAIPSIQATFGVSIRDVEWVNSIYSLVFAATLILWGKIGDQYGRRLLFVIGLLLFGLGSALVGASTSIGMLVAMRALQGLGAAVLSPSTLSIITTTFKDKERGIAFGIWGATAGVAAALGPLLGGWIITNASNWGWATSITGDSWRWAFYINIPIVIIALVGSFWAIRESRDEHASHHLDVAGSVLGGLGLGGIVFGLIEGETYGWWSPKAAFAIGGWEWPLDSISIIPLSLLAGALLLVIFVTFELWLERQGREPLFEFSLLRYTSFRFGMLTGLIVNLGELGILFALSIFLQSVKELSAFDTGLALLPLALASLIAAPLAGAFSARVGPKWIVTAGMTFEAMSLFWLSRLISSDVSVNTLAAPLTLYGLGLGLAIAQLTSLTLFDIPGPKAGIAAGANSTIRQVGAALGIAIIGTVLTSTQTDAADKGLRQSELLASPPFVAMRDQILGALHSSEGFNQQDMAVMMSGSAASSAENQPPAGVPEQALATEIPGDTQGIPAVAAQGVPDGANMGQSGPPTGDPGQEIKSIFFDALAKATANSALAAAIFVALGAISSLLLPNPHVEEESSAA, from the coding sequence ATGCGTGAATCGGCGATCGATCATCGCCCGGAGCAGGATCACGTGAGCGAGGCGCACAACCGACGGCGCTGGTACGCGCTGCTGATCCTGAGCCTGAGTCTCATGCTGACTATCATCGACGGGACCATCGTCAATATCGCAATCCCGTCGATTCAAGCGACCTTCGGCGTCAGCATTCGCGACGTCGAATGGGTCAACTCGATCTATTCGCTGGTCTTCGCCGCGACGCTCATCCTGTGGGGCAAAATCGGGGATCAGTACGGGCGGCGGCTGTTGTTCGTCATCGGGCTGCTGCTGTTCGGCCTGGGATCGGCGCTGGTCGGCGCATCCACCAGCATCGGGATGCTGGTCGCCATGCGCGCCCTGCAAGGACTGGGAGCGGCAGTCCTCAGTCCCAGCACGCTCTCGATCATCACCACGACCTTTAAAGATAAGGAGCGCGGCATCGCCTTCGGCATTTGGGGTGCAACGGCGGGTGTCGCAGCAGCGCTCGGCCCGTTGCTTGGCGGATGGATCATCACCAATGCATCCAACTGGGGCTGGGCTACCAGCATCACGGGAGATTCGTGGCGGTGGGCGTTCTACATCAACATTCCTATCGTGATCATCGCACTGGTGGGCAGCTTCTGGGCCATCCGCGAATCCCGCGACGAGCACGCCTCGCACCATCTTGACGTCGCTGGCTCGGTGTTGGGCGGGCTGGGCCTCGGCGGGATCGTGTTCGGGTTGATCGAGGGGGAGACGTACGGCTGGTGGTCGCCTAAAGCCGCGTTTGCAATCGGCGGCTGGGAATGGCCGCTGGACAGCATCTCGATCATACCCCTATCCCTGTTGGCTGGCGCGCTGCTGCTGGTGATCTTCGTCACGTTCGAGTTATGGCTGGAGCGCCAGGGGCGCGAGCCGCTGTTCGAGTTCAGTCTGCTGCGCTACACCAGCTTCCGCTTCGGAATGCTCACCGGGCTGATCGTGAACCTGGGCGAGCTGGGCATCCTATTCGCACTGTCGATTTTCCTGCAAAGCGTGAAGGAACTCAGCGCCTTCGATACGGGCTTGGCACTGCTGCCACTGGCGTTGGCCTCTCTGATCGCTGCGCCGCTGGCCGGGGCATTTTCGGCGCGCGTCGGGCCAAAGTGGATCGTCACGGCGGGCATGACGTTCGAGGCGATGTCGCTGTTTTGGCTAAGCAGGCTGATCTCGTCGGACGTCTCGGTCAACACGCTGGCCGCGCCGCTGACCCTCTATGGGCTGGGGCTTGGACTGGCCATTGCGCAGCTGACCAGCCTGACCCTGTTCGACATTCCCGGTCCGAAGGCTGGTATCGCCGCCGGCGCGAACAGCACGATCCGGCAGGTCGGTGCGGCGTTGGGCATCGCCATCATCGGCACAGTGTTGACCTCTACCCAAACCGACGCGGCGGATAAGGGCCTGCGCCAGAGCGAACTGCTGGCATCGCCGCCGTTCGTCGCCATGCGTGACCAGATCCTCGGTGCACTGCACAGCAGCGAGGGCTTCAACCAGCAAGACATGGCCGTCATGATGTCCGGCTCGGCAGCCTCCAGTGCGGAAAACCAGCCGCCCGCCGGGGTCCCAGAGCAGGCGCTGGCGACGGAAATACCCGGCGATACCCAGGGCATACCCGCTGTGGCGGCCCAGGGCGTGCCGGACGGTGCGAACATGGGGCAGAGCGGCCCGCCAACGGGCGATCCCGGGCAGGAAATCAAGTCGATCTTCTTCGACGCACTCGCTAAGGCAACCGCCAACAGCGCCCTGGCCGCAGCAATTTTCGTCGCCTTAGGTGCGATAAGTTCGCTGCTGCTGCCCAACCCTCACGTCGAGGAGGAATCGAGCGCCGCGTGA
- a CDS encoding pyridoxal phosphate-dependent aminotransferase, translated as MRQFIADRVLSVPPSGIRRFFDISATMDDVISLGIGEPDFVTPPPIVQAGIASLEAGETHYTSNSGTVELRRAISDYLKRLYSIDYNPDNEILVTVGVSEALYLIMTALLNPGDEVIVPQPCFGAYTAEVTFATGVPVIIDTSPARDFQVTGEEIEAAITPRTKAILIGYPNNPTGAIMTREGLAEIAAIAEKHDLIVISDEIYDRLIYGVEHTHFATLDNMRERTVVLGGFSKSHAMTGWRLGYAVGPALLIDAMRKIHQYTIMSAPTTAQIAVATMLPNAEDAVALMRTEYDRRRKLIVSGFNSLGLTCFEPRGAFYCFPNIGAAGMDETAFAETLLSEERVAVVPGSAFGASGVGYVRACYATSYDKIEEALERIHRFMQRHG; from the coding sequence ATGCGACAGTTTATTGCAGATCGGGTCCTTTCCGTTCCGCCGTCGGGCATCCGGCGGTTTTTCGACATCAGCGCGACGATGGACGATGTGATCTCGCTCGGCATCGGCGAGCCGGATTTCGTCACCCCGCCGCCGATCGTGCAGGCCGGGATCGCGTCGCTGGAAGCGGGCGAGACGCATTACACCAGCAACAGCGGCACCGTCGAGCTGCGCCGGGCGATCTCCGACTACCTCAAGCGGCTGTACAGCATCGACTACAACCCGGACAACGAGATCCTCGTCACGGTCGGCGTGAGCGAAGCGCTGTACCTGATCATGACGGCCCTGCTCAACCCCGGCGACGAGGTGATCGTGCCGCAGCCGTGCTTCGGCGCGTACACCGCCGAGGTCACCTTTGCGACCGGCGTCCCGGTGATCATCGACACCTCCCCCGCGCGGGACTTCCAGGTGACCGGCGAGGAGATCGAAGCGGCCATCACACCCCGCACCAAAGCGATCCTGATCGGCTATCCCAACAACCCCACTGGCGCGATCATGACGCGCGAGGGGCTGGCCGAGATCGCCGCCATCGCGGAAAAGCACGACCTGATCGTGATCTCGGACGAGATCTACGACCGGCTGATCTACGGCGTGGAGCACACACACTTCGCCACGCTGGACAACATGCGCGAACGCACGGTCGTGTTGGGCGGGTTCAGCAAGAGCCACGCCATGACCGGCTGGCGTCTTGGCTATGCCGTCGGTCCGGCGCTGCTGATCGACGCCATGCGCAAGATCCACCAGTACACGATCATGTCCGCGCCGACGACTGCCCAGATCGCCGTAGCGACGATGCTGCCCAACGCCGAGGACGCAGTCGCGCTGATGCGCACGGAGTACGACCGGCGGCGCAAGCTGATCGTCTCCGGCTTCAATTCGCTGGGGCTGACCTGCTTCGAGCCGCGCGGCGCGTTTTACTGCTTCCCCAACATCGGAGCGGCGGGCATGGACGAAACAGCCTTCGCCGAAACGCTGCTGTCAGAGGAACGGGTCGCGGTCGTGCCCGGCTCGGCTTTCGGGGCCAGCGGCGTGGGCTACGTCCGCGCCTGCTACGCCACGTCCTACGACAAGATCGAAGAGGCGCTGGAACGCATCCACCGCTTCATGCAGCGCCACGGCTGA